The segment TTAAATACGTGATCAATTACCGTTTGCGCTACAGCTACAGCTAGTGGGTTTCCACCAAACGTCGTACCGTGCGTCCCTGCATTAAACGTATCGAATAAATCGGCTGTTCCTAAAATACCGCCGACTGGGAAGCCGCCACCTAATCCTTTTGCCATTGAAACGATATTTGGCTTTAGGACCGTTTGTTCGAATGCAAAGCGTGTTCCTGTTCGACCAATTCCTGTTTGCACTTCATCAACAATTACTAAAACATTTGTTGATTGCTGGATATCATGAATTGCCTGAGCAAATTCTGCTGATACCGCGTTTACGCCACCTTCACCTTGGATCATTTCGAGCATGATCGCAGCCGTTTCACCATCTACTGCTGCCTTTAACGCTTCTACATCGTTAAAAGGCAATGTAATAAATTCACTCACAAGTGGACCAAAGCCATTGCGTACTTTATCTTGCCCAGTTGCACTCATTGCACCGAATGTACGACCATGGAAACTTTTCTCGAACACAATAATTTTATGCTTACCAGTATGCTTACGAACGAGCTTAATCGCCGCTTCATTTGCCTCCGCACCACTATTACAGAAAAAGGCATACGACAGATGTAAATCTTTCACAAGGCTCGTTGCCAATTTTTCTTGACCTGGGCTTTCGAATAAATTACTAATATGCCATAGCTTTTCACTTTGTTTTTGAACTGTTTCAACAATCGCCGGGTGTGCATGACCTAAACTGCACACAGCAATCCCGCTCGTAAAATCTAAATAACGTTTTCCATTACTATCAAAAACTTCAGTTCCTTTCCCTTCAACAATCGCGATCGGTCTTCTTGCATAATTTTGAAATAATGCACTCATTGGATTAGCTCCTCACTTAATATAGTTGTCCCTGTTAACGTTTCATTTACAATTTGCACAGATGGAATTCCCGCTGTTAAGCAATTTAATGCTCCTTGCACTTTTGGAATCATCCCACCATAAATATGACCTTCCTCAATCCATTGCGCGATGTGTGTCGGCGTTACTTCTGTTTGGTATTCGTCATTAATACGGATTCCTGCGACATCAGTTACGAGTAGTAAACGATCTGCACCAACAGCTAACGCAATCTCACTCGCAACCGTATCGCCATTAATATTTAATGCTTGCCCTTCTTTCGTCGTGCCAATACAGGCAATGACAGGAACAATACCTGCTGCTGATAACGCATTCAATATACGTGTCTGAACGGATTTAACCTCACCTACATAACCATATGTAGATTCATCAAGAAAATTACATTCTATTAAGTTTCCATCAAAACCATTTAATCCAACAGCAGCAATTCCAGCCGCTGTTAACTCATGGACAAGTGCCGGATTTACTTTTCCGATTAACGTCGATTGGACAGTGCCAATCATTTCCTCGCTCGTTACACGTAAGCCATTAACCGTGTGCGATTCAATTCCTGCTGCTGCAAGCTCGCGATTAATCGCAGGTCCCCCACCATGTGTAATAATGAGTTGAATCCCCTGTTGCTGTAATGCTTTAAAATTACGAAAGAAGGCCTCGTTAAGCCCCTCTAATGTACTACCACCTAGCTTGATAACCATTTTACGAGCGGTATGATGCGTTGATTTGAACGTAGTCATAAGTTAAATCACACCCCCATGCAAAGCCGTGCCCTTCTCCTACTCC is part of the Solibacillus sp. FSL K6-1523 genome and harbors:
- a CDS encoding acetylornithine transaminase, yielding MSALFQNYARRPIAIVEGKGTEVFDSNGKRYLDFTSGIAVCSLGHAHPAIVETVQKQSEKLWHISNLFESPGQEKLATSLVKDLHLSYAFFCNSGAEANEAAIKLVRKHTGKHKIIVFEKSFHGRTFGAMSATGQDKVRNGFGPLVSEFITLPFNDVEALKAAVDGETAAIMLEMIQGEGGVNAVSAEFAQAIHDIQQSTNVLVIVDEVQTGIGRTGTRFAFEQTVLKPNIVSMAKGLGGGFPVGGILGTADLFDTFNAGTHGTTFGGNPLAVAVAQTVIDHVFNEVFLATVQQKSAYLTTKLKEAFPEEKYSVLGKGLMLGFGFGEEVAPYITALDEAGLLTVAAGPKVIRLLPPLTVSEQEIDEAVAILKSVILK
- the argB gene encoding acetylglutamate kinase, with product MTTFKSTHHTARKMVIKLGGSTLEGLNEAFFRNFKALQQQGIQLIITHGGGPAINRELAAAGIESHTVNGLRVTSEEMIGTVQSTLIGKVNPALVHELTAAGIAAVGLNGFDGNLIECNFLDESTYGYVGEVKSVQTRILNALSAAGIVPVIACIGTTKEGQALNINGDTVASEIALAVGADRLLLVTDVAGIRINDEYQTEVTPTHIAQWIEEGHIYGGMIPKVQGALNCLTAGIPSVQIVNETLTGTTILSEELIQ